The Ziziphus jujuba cultivar Dongzao chromosome 7, ASM3175591v1 genome includes a region encoding these proteins:
- the LOC107424000 gene encoding zinc finger CCCH domain-containing protein 64 isoform X1 has protein sequence MASTIFNIQSPDLSLFSCMATPRILLCGDVLGRLNQLFKRVSTVNKSAGPFDALLCVGQFFPDSLERVDEFNEFIEGRSQIPLPTYFIGDFGVGAAKVLLAASRDFANQGFKMDGLKICHNLYWLKGSGRFTLHGLSVAYLSGKHSSDAQQFGVYSQDDVDALRAIAEEPGVVDIFLTNEWPTGVTNRASPSDIPPGISDSFGSDSTIAELVAEIKPRYHIAGSKGVYYAREPYSNIDAVHITRFLGLASVGNKEKQKFIHAISPTPASKMSAAEISMKSTNTTLSPYSLAQDFQQTVHADAAKRSNDSVSDSQYWRYDVSQKRQKHGAGDGHKMCFKYVSSGSCPRGEKCHFQHDMDARDQYLKGVCFDFINKGKCERGPDCNFKHSFQKEDDSYSNRRRGSENATNNRSKECWFCLSSPNVESHLIVSIGENIYCALAKGPLVQDHVLVIPVEHLSNTFSLPPECEIDLGRFQNSLKKYYSEQGKEVVFFEWVSKRSTHANIQAIPVPSSRAAAAQNVFNLAAKKLGFSFVAKKVSNYSDGRNYLRTQFDRNFSFYYVELPDGTILSHLVEENEIFPAQFGREVLAGLLNMADRADWRSCTYSKEEETKMAEEFKSRFQAFDPNE, from the exons ATGGCCAGTACCATTTTCAATATTCAGTCCCCTGATCTATCTCTCTTCTCTTGTATGGCCACTCCGCGAATTCTACTATGCGGCGACGTTTTAGGCCGCCTCAACCAGCTCTTCAAGCGGGTGTCTACG GTCAACAAATCGGCCGGTCCATTCGATGCCTTACTCTGCGTGGGTCAGTTCTTCCCGGACTCGCTGGAACGTGTCGACGAGTTCAATGAATTCATTGAGGGCCGCTCCCAAATTCCTCTGCCCACCTACTTCATCGGCGACTTCGGAGTGGGTGCCGCTAAGGTCCTATTAGCTGCTTCTAGAGACTTTGCCAACCAAGGCTTCAAGATGGACGGCTTGAAGATTTGCCACAATCTCTACTGGTTGAAAGGAAGTGGCCGCTTCACTCTCCATG GGTTATCTGTGGCATATTTATCTGGTAAGCACTCTTCGGATGCCCAACAGTTTGGAGTATACAGTCAGGATGATGTTGACGCATTGCGTGCAATTGCAGAGGAACCTGGAGTTGTCGATATCTTCCTTAC TAATGAATGGCCAACCGGTGTCACAAATAGAGCATCCCCGTCTGATATTCCCCCTGGAATCTCGGATTCCTTTGGCAGTGATTCTACCATAGCAGAGTTAGTAGCAGAGATCAAGCCACG CTATCATATTGCAGGTTCCAAAGGTGTGTATTATGCACGTGAACCTTACTCCAATATTGATGCTGTGCACATAACTCGCTTCTTGGGTCTGGCTTCTGtcggaaataaagaaaaacag AAATTTATTCATGCAATTTCTCCTACTCCAGCATCAAAAATGTCTGCTGCTGAAATTAGTATGAAGTCAACAAACACTACCCTATCTCCATACTCATTAGCTCAGGACTTTCAGCAGACAGTTCATGCAGACGCTGCAAAGAGATCTAATGACAGTGTTTCTGATTCACAATACTGGAGATATGATGTCTCACAGAAACGGCAGAAACATGGAGCTGGGGATGGTCACAAGATGTGTTTTAAATATGTATCCTCTGGCTCTTGTCCACGAGGTGAAAAGTGCCATTTTCAACATGATATGGATGCCCGAGACCAATACCTGAAAGGtgtttgttttgattttattaataagGGAAAATGTGAAAGGGGTCCAGATTGCAACTTCAAGCACAGCTTTCAGAAGGAAGATGATAGCTATTCTAACAGGAGACGTGGATCTGAAAATGCTACAAATAACAG GTCGAAAGAATGTTGGTTTTGTCTTTCAAGCCCCAATGTAGAGTCACATCTAATTGTTAGCATTGGTGAAAATATCTACTGTGCATTGGCTAAAGGTCCGCTTGTACAAGACCATGTATTGGTAATTCCAGTGGAGCATTTGTCTAATACCTTCTCTTTACCCCCAGAATGTGAAATTGACCTCGGTAGATTCCAGAATAGCCTGAAGAAGTATTATAGTGAGCAAGGGAAGGAAGTTGTTTTTTTCGAGTGGGTGTCAAAACGTAGTACTCATGCTAATATCCAG gCAATTCCTGTTCCGTCATCCAGAGCAGCTGCTGctcaaaatgtatttaatttagctGCTAAAAAGCTTGGCTTCTCGTTTGTGGCCAAGAAAG TCAGTAATTATTCTGATGGAAGAAATTATTTGAGGACTCAATTTGATAGGAATTTCAGTTTCTACTATGTCGAACTCCCTGATGGTACTATCCTGTCACATTTGGTTGAGGAAAATGAGATATTCCCGGCTCAATTTGGACGTGAG GTTCTGGCAGGTTTGCTGAACATGGCAGATAGAGCCGATTGGAGAAGTTGTACGTATAGCAAAGAAGAGGAGACGAAGATGGCAGAAGAGTTCAAGAGTCGATTCCAAGCATTTGATCCAAATGAGTGA
- the LOC107423948 gene encoding pathogen-associated molecular patterns-induced protein A70, which produces MTMIGGSVWTLMTSWFTPTSLFLFVNLVILIILLTSRKTPVEPHHHHQQQQQHQLARVPSLLDRVRSFNLSPYKFEFDQPSTTHHFNQHVTTTTTTTESPAGGHEQHLYPDNQAPLARTPSLLDRLKSINLTSLYRSSEHEHPNPQTEILDSPERPDHETVLMKPQPNQSSESDHDHLVRRSKSDSGSGDTTSGQPEKMKKSASEREGLGRLIKEDEILERPVPATTRVEKWSDQSRVSETRSSGDEEGVDAKAADFINRFKQQLRLQRLDSLKRFSEMLKGKQC; this is translated from the coding sequence ATGACGATGATAGGTGGTTCCGTGTGGACTTTGATGACCAGCTGGTTCACTCCTACTTCTCTGTTCCTTTTTGTCAACCTCGTCATCCTAATCATCCTCCTCACCTCCCGCAAAACGCCAGTGGAGCCACACCATCAtcatcagcagcagcagcagcatcaACTCGCCCGAGTCCCCTCGCTTTTGGACCGAGTCAGGTCCTTCAACTTGTCCCCTTACAAATTCGAATTCGACCAACCCTCGACCACTCATCACTTCAACCAACACgtcacaacaacaacaacaacaacggaATCCCCCGCCGGTGGGCATGAACAACACCTGTATCCGGATAATCAGGCCCCGCTTGCCCGCACTCCTTCTCTCCTCGACCGCCTTAAGTCCATCAACTTGACCTCTCTCTACAGATCATCGGAACACGAACATCCCAACCCACAAACCGAAATTCTTGATTCTCCAGAGAGACCCGACCACGAAACGGTGCTCATGAAGCCCCAGCCCAACCAAAGTTCGGAGTCGGACCATGACCATTTGGTCAGGAGGAGCAAATCGGACTCGGGTAGCGGGGACACGACCAGTGGCCAGCCGGAGAAGATGAAGAAGTCTGCCAGCGAGAGAGAGGGCTTGGGAAGATTAATCAAAGAGGACGAGATCTTGGAGCGTCCTGTTCCAGCTACAACGAGGGTGGAGAAGTGGAGCGATCAAAGCAGAGTGAGCGAAACGAGGTCGTCTGGGGACGAGGAAGGGGTGGATGCAAAAGCCGCCGACTTTATCAACAGGTTTAAGCAGCAGTTGAGGTTGCAGAGGCTGGACTCTCTCAAGCGTTTCTCAGAGATGCTCAAGGGAAAGCAGTGTTAG
- the LOC107424000 gene encoding zinc finger CCCH domain-containing protein 64 isoform X2, protein MASTIFNIQSPDLSLFSCMATPRILLCGDVLGRLNQLFKRVSTVNKSAGPFDALLCVGQFFPDSLERVDEFNEFIEGRSQIPLPTYFIGDFGVGAAKVLLAASRDFANQGFKMDGLKICHNLYWLKGSGRFTLHGLSVAYLSGKHSSDAQQFGVYSQDDVDALRAIAEEPGVVDIFLTNEWPTGVTNRASPSDIPPGISDSFGSDSTIAELVAEIKPRYHIAGSKGVYYAREPYSNIDAVHITRFLGLASVGNKEKQKFIHAISPTPASKMSAAEISMKSTNTTLSPYSLAQDFQQTVHADAAKRSNDSVSDSQYWRYDVSQKRQKHGAGDGHKMCFKYVSSGSCPRGEKCHFQHDMDARDQYLKGVCFDFINKGKCERGPDCNFKHSFQKEDDSYSNRRRGSENATNNRSKECWFCLSSPNVESHLIVSIGENIYCALAKECEIDLGRFQNSLKKYYSEQGKEVVFFEWVSKRSTHANIQAIPVPSSRAAAAQNVFNLAAKKLGFSFVAKKVSNYSDGRNYLRTQFDRNFSFYYVELPDGTILSHLVEENEIFPAQFGREVLAGLLNMADRADWRSCTYSKEEETKMAEEFKSRFQAFDPNE, encoded by the exons ATGGCCAGTACCATTTTCAATATTCAGTCCCCTGATCTATCTCTCTTCTCTTGTATGGCCACTCCGCGAATTCTACTATGCGGCGACGTTTTAGGCCGCCTCAACCAGCTCTTCAAGCGGGTGTCTACG GTCAACAAATCGGCCGGTCCATTCGATGCCTTACTCTGCGTGGGTCAGTTCTTCCCGGACTCGCTGGAACGTGTCGACGAGTTCAATGAATTCATTGAGGGCCGCTCCCAAATTCCTCTGCCCACCTACTTCATCGGCGACTTCGGAGTGGGTGCCGCTAAGGTCCTATTAGCTGCTTCTAGAGACTTTGCCAACCAAGGCTTCAAGATGGACGGCTTGAAGATTTGCCACAATCTCTACTGGTTGAAAGGAAGTGGCCGCTTCACTCTCCATG GGTTATCTGTGGCATATTTATCTGGTAAGCACTCTTCGGATGCCCAACAGTTTGGAGTATACAGTCAGGATGATGTTGACGCATTGCGTGCAATTGCAGAGGAACCTGGAGTTGTCGATATCTTCCTTAC TAATGAATGGCCAACCGGTGTCACAAATAGAGCATCCCCGTCTGATATTCCCCCTGGAATCTCGGATTCCTTTGGCAGTGATTCTACCATAGCAGAGTTAGTAGCAGAGATCAAGCCACG CTATCATATTGCAGGTTCCAAAGGTGTGTATTATGCACGTGAACCTTACTCCAATATTGATGCTGTGCACATAACTCGCTTCTTGGGTCTGGCTTCTGtcggaaataaagaaaaacag AAATTTATTCATGCAATTTCTCCTACTCCAGCATCAAAAATGTCTGCTGCTGAAATTAGTATGAAGTCAACAAACACTACCCTATCTCCATACTCATTAGCTCAGGACTTTCAGCAGACAGTTCATGCAGACGCTGCAAAGAGATCTAATGACAGTGTTTCTGATTCACAATACTGGAGATATGATGTCTCACAGAAACGGCAGAAACATGGAGCTGGGGATGGTCACAAGATGTGTTTTAAATATGTATCCTCTGGCTCTTGTCCACGAGGTGAAAAGTGCCATTTTCAACATGATATGGATGCCCGAGACCAATACCTGAAAGGtgtttgttttgattttattaataagGGAAAATGTGAAAGGGGTCCAGATTGCAACTTCAAGCACAGCTTTCAGAAGGAAGATGATAGCTATTCTAACAGGAGACGTGGATCTGAAAATGCTACAAATAACAG GTCGAAAGAATGTTGGTTTTGTCTTTCAAGCCCCAATGTAGAGTCACATCTAATTGTTAGCATTGGTGAAAATATCTACTGTGCATTGGCTAAAG AATGTGAAATTGACCTCGGTAGATTCCAGAATAGCCTGAAGAAGTATTATAGTGAGCAAGGGAAGGAAGTTGTTTTTTTCGAGTGGGTGTCAAAACGTAGTACTCATGCTAATATCCAG gCAATTCCTGTTCCGTCATCCAGAGCAGCTGCTGctcaaaatgtatttaatttagctGCTAAAAAGCTTGGCTTCTCGTTTGTGGCCAAGAAAG TCAGTAATTATTCTGATGGAAGAAATTATTTGAGGACTCAATTTGATAGGAATTTCAGTTTCTACTATGTCGAACTCCCTGATGGTACTATCCTGTCACATTTGGTTGAGGAAAATGAGATATTCCCGGCTCAATTTGGACGTGAG GTTCTGGCAGGTTTGCTGAACATGGCAGATAGAGCCGATTGGAGAAGTTGTACGTATAGCAAAGAAGAGGAGACGAAGATGGCAGAAGAGTTCAAGAGTCGATTCCAAGCATTTGATCCAAATGAGTGA